One genomic segment of Deltaproteobacteria bacterium includes these proteins:
- the uvrC gene encoding excinuclease ABC subunit UvrC has translation MLAEQLKQKLDTLPTQPGCYLMKDKAGDVVYVGKAVNLRSRVGQYFQERSGDTRAFIPFLEDLLSDVEVMITPSEKDAVLLENELIKKFRPRFNVKLRDDKNFISLRLSNTHPYPRLEVVRRIRKDGARYFGPFASASSIRETLSIVNRHFQLRTCTDSVMSNRRRPCLQYQIKRCPAPCVYSVPQEEYRRSVDEVALFLEGKADELTGQLTGRMKDASGKLEFERAAQLRDQLHAIERSLEKQRTVLGDLLDQDVLGFYREGPALEIHFLFFRNGRLTGGRSFGFGKQEFPSEELLSSFLDQYYESGAFIPKELLLPVHLADAEMREVWLSEKKGERVRVHVPERGEKVRLVEMAMENARQSYEEKARSQKSQLEALTRLQSRLRLPRLPRRIECFDISTFQGQLTVGSQVVFSDGEPDKSGYRLFKVRGEAAGDDFASMFQVLTRRLKRGIEEQNLPDLLVVDGGKGQLNVARAALKEAALTLQDVPLAGLAKSRVLEDEERFAARQGFRVVDAWATRAGPEPEVPQIAGDAETGAAVPQPPPRRGRSRQKGRFVKSDIERSPERVFLPGQKNPVVLRQNTSELHLLARLRDEAHRFAITFHRKLRRERNFRSMLEEIPGIGDKRKRGLLSHFGSLRRIRAASAEEIAEVEGFNLQLAERVQRFLTAQSAEAEAHEAAEGGAELDGGAPPEAGPGNGTLLRDRDDVAFDAAAAELDAIEEEEAPPPEPIDAETPPSN, from the coding sequence ATGCTCGCCGAGCAGCTGAAGCAGAAGCTCGATACGCTGCCCACGCAGCCCGGCTGTTATCTCATGAAGGACAAGGCCGGCGACGTCGTCTACGTCGGCAAGGCCGTCAACCTGCGCTCACGGGTCGGCCAGTATTTCCAGGAGCGCAGTGGCGACACGCGCGCGTTCATCCCCTTCCTCGAGGATCTCCTCTCCGACGTGGAGGTGATGATCACTCCCTCGGAGAAGGACGCGGTGCTGCTCGAGAACGAGCTGATCAAGAAGTTCCGTCCGCGCTTCAACGTCAAGCTGCGCGACGACAAGAACTTCATCTCGCTGCGGCTCTCGAACACGCACCCGTACCCGCGGCTGGAGGTGGTGCGCAGGATCCGCAAGGACGGAGCGCGGTACTTCGGGCCGTTCGCCAGCGCCTCCTCCATCCGGGAGACGCTCTCGATCGTCAACCGGCACTTCCAGCTTCGCACCTGCACCGATTCCGTGATGTCGAATCGCCGGCGCCCGTGCCTGCAGTACCAGATCAAGCGCTGCCCCGCGCCTTGCGTGTACAGCGTGCCGCAGGAGGAATACCGGCGCTCGGTCGACGAAGTCGCGCTGTTCCTGGAGGGAAAGGCCGACGAGCTGACCGGCCAGCTCACGGGGCGGATGAAGGACGCCTCCGGCAAGCTCGAGTTCGAGCGCGCCGCGCAGCTTCGCGATCAGCTCCACGCCATCGAGCGCAGCCTGGAGAAACAGCGCACGGTGCTCGGCGACCTCCTCGACCAGGACGTCCTCGGCTTCTATCGCGAGGGTCCGGCGCTGGAGATCCACTTCCTCTTCTTCCGCAACGGGCGGCTCACCGGCGGCCGGAGCTTCGGGTTCGGCAAGCAGGAGTTCCCGAGCGAGGAGCTGCTCTCGAGCTTCCTCGACCAGTACTACGAGTCGGGCGCGTTCATCCCCAAGGAGCTGCTCCTGCCGGTGCACCTCGCCGATGCGGAGATGCGCGAGGTCTGGCTGTCGGAGAAGAAGGGCGAGCGCGTGCGCGTGCACGTGCCGGAGCGCGGCGAGAAGGTGCGGCTGGTGGAGATGGCGATGGAGAACGCGCGCCAGAGCTACGAGGAAAAGGCGCGCTCGCAGAAGAGCCAGCTGGAGGCGCTCACGCGGCTGCAATCGCGGCTGCGGCTGCCGCGGCTCCCGCGACGGATCGAGTGCTTCGACATCTCCACCTTCCAGGGCCAGCTCACCGTCGGCTCGCAGGTCGTGTTCAGCGACGGCGAGCCCGACAAGAGCGGCTACCGGCTCTTCAAGGTGCGCGGCGAGGCGGCCGGAGACGACTTCGCTTCCATGTTCCAGGTCCTTACCCGCCGGCTGAAGCGCGGAATCGAGGAGCAGAACCTGCCCGACCTGCTGGTGGTCGATGGCGGAAAAGGCCAGCTCAACGTCGCGCGCGCGGCGCTCAAGGAGGCCGCGCTTACGCTGCAGGACGTTCCGCTCGCCGGCCTCGCCAAGAGCCGCGTGCTCGAGGACGAGGAGCGGTTCGCCGCCCGCCAGGGTTTTCGCGTCGTCGACGCGTGGGCGACGAGGGCAGGGCCGGAGCCCGAGGTGCCGCAAATCGCCGGCGATGCGGAGACCGGCGCGGCCGTACCACAGCCTCCGCCGCGGCGCGGCCGCTCCCGGCAGAAAGGACGCTTCGTCAAGAGTGACATCGAGCGGAGCCCGGAGCGCGTGTTCCTCCCGGGCCAGAAAAACCCGGTCGTGCTGCGTCAGAACACCAGCGAGCTCCACCTGCTCGCCCGGCTGCGCGACGAGGCGCACCGCTTCGCCATCACTTTCCACCGCAAGCTGCGCCGCGAGCGCAACTTCCGCTCGATGCTGGAGGAGATTCCCGGCATCGGCGACAAGCGCAAGCGCGGGCTGCTCAGCCACTTCGGTTCACTGAGGCGGATTCGTGCCGCCAGCGCGGAGGAGATCGCGGAAGTGGAAGGATTCAACCTCCAGCTCGCCGAACGCGTGCAGCGCTTTCTCACCGCCCAGTCGGCGGAAGCGGAAGCGCACGAGGCCGCGGAAGGCGGCGCGGAGCTGGACGGCGGCGCGCCGCCGGAGGCGGGCCCCGGAAACGGCACGCTGCTGCGCGACCGGGACGACGTCGCGTTCGATGCGGCGGCGGCGGAGCTGGACGCCATCGAAGAGGAAGAGGCGCCTCCGCCCGAGCCGATCGACGCGGAAACTCCGCCGTCGAATTGA
- a CDS encoding DUF507 family protein, with the protein MKLYPKIIPAIARDVIAALMTEGDIEVETMRVADAEMDMAAILKEYLASEERVNQATREALERRGYDHSRFNQVKREMADVRGFKMGDEGIDYIINQMIEFLLISRNIEEVFAEDHSIRRKIYQVFKKHLDVDEDIDREARSRLKHLSEGTQAWEVEYQKTVEQIRRNKGLV; encoded by the coding sequence ATGAAGCTCTACCCGAAGATCATCCCCGCCATCGCGCGCGATGTGATCGCGGCGCTGATGACGGAAGGCGACATCGAGGTGGAGACGATGCGGGTGGCGGACGCCGAGATGGACATGGCGGCCATCCTCAAGGAATACCTCGCGTCCGAGGAGCGGGTGAACCAGGCGACCCGCGAGGCGCTCGAGCGTCGCGGCTATGATCATTCGCGGTTCAACCAGGTGAAGCGCGAGATGGCCGACGTGCGCGGCTTCAAGATGGGCGACGAGGGCATCGATTACATCATCAACCAGATGATCGAGTTCCTTCTCATCTCCCGCAACATCGAAGAGGTGTTCGCGGAGGACCACAGCATCCGCCGCAAGATCTACCAGGTCTTCAAGAAGCACCTCGACGTCGACGAGGACATCGACCGGGAAGCGCGCTCTCGCCTCAAGCACCTCTCCGAGGGCACGCAGGCGTGGGAGGTCGAGTATCAGAAGACCGTCGAGCAGATTCGCCGCAACAAGGGTCTGGTGTAA
- a CDS encoding DUF3108 domain-containing protein, producing MLPMLAVLLAALCPPQQVPAARFAAGEVLVYKLDALGADVGTFEVRAESPPASERSRAAIQLSSRVKTSAFVSTNLGRYETYATALIGRDFAPLHYREDVDENDVHRGTEIIFPTQSGPPAVKATRNGEPEALSLQMDRAVRDIISTLYLLRLLPLQQPVCLEVFATRKVWKLTGQMAAKESIDTPIGRFATLRFDGEAVRADDPKIRRSAHVWVTDDDRRLPLVAIGDVRGKTIRAQLVSAPGIGRAAKK from the coding sequence ATGCTGCCGATGCTCGCCGTGCTGCTCGCCGCGCTCTGTCCCCCTCAACAGGTTCCTGCCGCGAGATTCGCGGCCGGCGAGGTCCTCGTCTACAAGCTCGACGCGCTCGGCGCGGACGTCGGCACCTTCGAGGTGCGGGCCGAATCGCCGCCCGCCTCGGAGCGGTCGCGAGCCGCGATCCAGCTGAGCTCGCGGGTGAAGACCAGCGCCTTCGTGTCGACCAACCTCGGCCGCTACGAGACCTATGCGACCGCGCTGATCGGCCGCGACTTCGCCCCGCTGCATTACCGGGAGGACGTCGACGAGAACGACGTGCACCGCGGCACCGAGATCATCTTCCCGACCCAGAGCGGGCCGCCGGCGGTGAAGGCGACGCGAAACGGCGAGCCCGAGGCCCTGTCGCTGCAGATGGATCGCGCCGTGCGCGACATCATCTCGACGCTCTATCTGCTGCGGCTCTTGCCGCTGCAACAGCCGGTGTGCCTGGAGGTGTTCGCGACGAGAAAAGTGTGGAAGCTGACCGGCCAGATGGCAGCGAAGGAGAGCATCGACACGCCCATCGGCCGCTTCGCGACGTTGCGCTTCGACGGCGAGGCAGTCCGCGCCGACGACCCGAAGATCCGGCGAAGCGCGCACGTCTGGGTCACCGACGACGATCGGCGCTTGCCGCTGGTGGCGATCGGAGACGTGAGGGGAAAGACGATCCGGGCGCAGCTGGTATCGGCGCCGGGGATCGGCCGCGCCGCGAAAAAGTGA
- a CDS encoding DUF4091 domain-containing protein has protein sequence MLWLLAALQIWVADESDKVRPDARPPAVAQAPRIRLAAAGGECVGAQVVIRGPALGLTAVARGKPQLGLYRVGTIFLEHPSGPDGETGEWPDALIPVRDAVYGEDRRAFPVDVAEGRAQAIFVEACVPRGSGPARMAGAVKLAWRGGSADIPVEVRVRAFDLPATPALATAFGFSGYSAIRGHGRGEDAARELTRAYNLSALRRGITLFGGTQNPPSFTKDGDEVRIDWTSYDAEVAPFLDGTAIAGGAHWTAVELREPGRLSRAQRRSYRRQWQEHFRERGWLDRLFRYVEDEPSPGAFGRVEEKAREVREDAPAVRRLVTTAWTDALPDVNQWTPLLNCVGEKNATCPRAVSRSKYEHLWWYQSCMSHGCSSDGKPLRDPAFRGWPSYMIDAPAIAARVMGTLAFLNDVSGELYFDTVYAYHEGDPWKSQWAFGGNGDGTLYYPGTPERIGGQRDVPVESLRLVQISRSLADHAYLTLCAQLGDPALAQAEAGMVAPSLRGFSRDPRAYAQMRERLATRVEVLLSARKLGAR, from the coding sequence ATGCTCTGGCTTCTCGCAGCGCTGCAGATCTGGGTCGCAGACGAGTCGGACAAGGTGCGCCCCGATGCGCGGCCGCCAGCGGTCGCGCAGGCGCCGCGCATCCGCCTGGCGGCGGCTGGCGGTGAATGCGTGGGAGCGCAGGTGGTGATCCGCGGGCCGGCGCTTGGTTTGACTGCGGTGGCCCGGGGCAAGCCGCAGCTCGGTCTGTACCGCGTCGGCACCATCTTCCTCGAGCATCCCTCCGGTCCCGACGGGGAGACGGGGGAATGGCCCGACGCGCTCATCCCGGTGCGCGACGCCGTCTACGGCGAGGACCGGCGCGCCTTTCCGGTGGACGTCGCGGAGGGCCGCGCACAGGCGATCTTCGTCGAGGCGTGCGTTCCGCGCGGAAGCGGTCCTGCGCGGATGGCAGGGGCGGTCAAGCTCGCCTGGCGCGGCGGCTCGGCGGACATTCCGGTGGAGGTCCGCGTGCGCGCATTCGACCTGCCGGCGACACCCGCGCTCGCTACCGCATTCGGATTTTCCGGTTATTCGGCCATCAGGGGACATGGCCGCGGCGAAGACGCCGCGCGCGAGCTGACCCGGGCGTACAACCTCAGCGCGCTGAGGCGCGGGATCACGCTGTTCGGCGGAACGCAGAATCCGCCCTCGTTCACCAAGGACGGCGACGAGGTGCGGATCGACTGGACGAGCTACGACGCCGAGGTGGCGCCCTTCCTGGATGGCACCGCGATCGCCGGCGGCGCGCACTGGACCGCGGTGGAGCTGCGCGAGCCCGGCCGGCTGTCGCGCGCGCAGCGGAGATCGTACCGCCGGCAGTGGCAGGAGCACTTCCGTGAGCGGGGCTGGCTCGACCGCCTCTTCCGCTACGTCGAGGACGAGCCCTCGCCCGGCGCCTTCGGCCGCGTCGAGGAGAAAGCCCGCGAGGTTCGCGAGGACGCTCCCGCCGTGCGCCGGCTGGTGACCACCGCCTGGACCGACGCGCTGCCGGACGTGAACCAATGGACGCCCCTGCTCAACTGCGTCGGCGAGAAGAACGCGACCTGTCCCCGGGCGGTCTCCAGATCGAAGTATGAACACCTCTGGTGGTACCAGAGCTGCATGTCGCACGGCTGCAGCAGCGACGGAAAGCCGCTCCGGGATCCGGCCTTTCGGGGCTGGCCGAGCTACATGATCGACGCGCCCGCCATAGCAGCCCGCGTGATGGGAACGCTCGCATTCCTGAACGACGTCTCCGGCGAGCTCTACTTCGACACCGTATACGCCTATCACGAGGGCGATCCCTGGAAATCGCAATGGGCCTTCGGCGGCAACGGCGACGGGACGCTCTACTATCCGGGCACGCCCGAGCGGATCGGCGGACAGCGCGATGTCCCGGTGGAGAGCCTGCGCCTGGTGCAGATCTCCCGGTCGCTCGCGGATCACGCCTACCTCACGCTCTGTGCGCAGCTCGGCGATCCCGCGCTCGCGCAGGCGGAAGCGGGCATGGTCGCGCCGTCGCTGCGCGGCTTCTCCCGCGACCCTCGCGCATACGCGCAGATGCGCGAGCGCCTGGCGACGCGCGTCGAGGTGCTGCTATCCGCGCGCAAGCTGGGAGCGCGCTGA
- the fdhD gene encoding formate dehydrogenase accessory sulfurtransferase FdhD, producing the protein MKGVAQREVRRVAEGVLQAPAADDVVAEEPLEIRAQGETLAITMRTPGADRELAVGFLFAEGVIGSRDEVGRVAHCGRPDQEGYGNTIDVVPGPGVSLDIERISATRRGTLTTAACGVCGRRTVDDVIARCAPLPVGRATIAAASILAAVESLRARQPNFARTGGIHGAALHDAQGNVLAAFEDIGRHNAVDKVVGALLLAGRIPGAEAALLVVSGRASYEVVQKASAARVPVIASVSAASSLAVDLARATGITLCGFVRKGTMTVYAHADRIVVPATG; encoded by the coding sequence GTGAAGGGCGTCGCGCAGAGGGAAGTCCGGCGAGTGGCGGAAGGCGTGCTGCAGGCGCCCGCCGCCGACGACGTCGTCGCCGAGGAACCGCTCGAGATCCGCGCCCAGGGGGAGACGCTGGCGATCACCATGCGGACGCCCGGAGCAGACCGCGAGCTGGCCGTAGGGTTCCTCTTCGCCGAAGGCGTGATCGGCTCGCGCGACGAAGTCGGCAGGGTGGCACACTGCGGCCGGCCCGATCAGGAAGGCTACGGAAACACCATCGACGTCGTCCCCGGGCCGGGCGTGTCGCTGGACATCGAACGCATCTCCGCTACGCGCCGCGGGACCCTGACCACGGCGGCGTGCGGCGTCTGCGGCCGCCGCACGGTCGACGACGTGATCGCGCGCTGTGCGCCGCTTCCCGTTGGCCGCGCAACCATTGCTGCCGCAAGCATCCTGGCGGCGGTGGAGAGCCTTCGAGCCCGGCAGCCGAACTTCGCCCGGACCGGCGGGATCCACGGCGCGGCGCTTCACGATGCGCAGGGAAACGTTCTCGCCGCCTTCGAGGACATCGGCCGCCACAACGCCGTCGACAAGGTGGTCGGGGCATTGCTGCTTGCCGGGCGCATCCCCGGGGCCGAAGCGGCGCTGCTCGTCGTCAGCGGGCGCGCCTCATACGAGGTGGTTCAGAAAGCGTCCGCGGCGCGAGTGCCGGTCATCGCGAGCGTATCCGCGGCGAGCTCGCTGGCCGTCGACCTGGCGCGGGCCACCGGGATTACGCTCTGCGGCTTCGTGCGCAAGGGCACGATGACCGTCTACGCGCACGCAGACCGGATCGTTGTACCCGCAACCGGGTAA
- the truD gene encoding tRNA pseudouridine(13) synthase TruD, translating into MKIKQRPEDFVVREGYRFAPEPQGPVWVYRLDKQKVSTLQALERIAKEFAVRRRDLSVCGLKDKQGRTEQLVGVLGGALGASEVVQTGDLRLKLIGRTAQPLSSANITANRFEVTVRDLSGEEASRSAEAIAEVQRVGVVNYFDSQRFGFLKHGQGFLARHLVRGDWEAALKAFLATPSELDHSDDAKVKAFWRDHWGEWQLRAPHEAARRYAPLLRRLREDPRDFKGAFLHIDRRVRAMALFELQSFIWNEGVKRYLSARVPPPELIGLRYQAGSLVFPRALPRGLRDELWARTFPLLAPESTFEDDDVRDAALGALRAQGLRLEDLRVPQTPQLFFKHEERPLFVVPGKLRANDPRPDELNRGRMKVNLSFTLPPGAYATLVVRRALWFAVESRREGQSVGRAWGRPLEEAAPPQEPARRPQHAPRAKAVGFRERQRRKKALRASNRQAAKK; encoded by the coding sequence GTGAAGATCAAACAGCGGCCGGAGGATTTCGTGGTGCGGGAGGGCTACCGCTTCGCACCCGAACCGCAGGGGCCCGTCTGGGTCTATCGGCTGGACAAGCAGAAGGTCTCGACGCTGCAGGCCCTGGAGCGGATCGCGAAAGAGTTCGCCGTCCGCCGCCGCGACCTCTCCGTCTGCGGGCTCAAGGACAAGCAGGGCCGAACCGAGCAACTGGTCGGAGTCCTGGGTGGCGCACTCGGCGCATCCGAGGTGGTGCAGACCGGCGACCTCCGGCTGAAGCTGATCGGGCGCACCGCGCAGCCGCTCAGCTCCGCGAACATCACCGCCAACCGGTTCGAGGTCACCGTCCGCGACCTGTCGGGCGAGGAGGCGTCGCGGAGCGCCGAAGCCATCGCGGAAGTGCAGCGCGTCGGCGTGGTCAATTACTTCGACTCGCAGCGGTTCGGCTTCCTCAAGCATGGGCAGGGCTTTCTCGCCCGCCACCTGGTGCGCGGCGACTGGGAAGCCGCGCTCAAGGCGTTCCTGGCGACGCCCAGCGAGCTCGACCACAGCGACGATGCGAAAGTGAAGGCCTTCTGGCGGGATCACTGGGGCGAGTGGCAGCTCCGCGCCCCGCACGAGGCGGCCCGGCGGTATGCGCCTCTGCTCCGCCGCCTGCGGGAGGACCCGCGCGATTTCAAGGGAGCGTTCCTCCACATCGATCGCCGCGTGCGCGCGATGGCGCTGTTCGAGCTGCAGAGCTTCATCTGGAACGAGGGAGTGAAGCGCTATCTCTCGGCGCGCGTTCCGCCCCCTGAGCTGATCGGCCTCCGCTACCAGGCGGGGTCGCTGGTGTTCCCCCGCGCCCTGCCGCGCGGCCTGCGCGACGAGCTGTGGGCGCGAACGTTTCCGCTTCTCGCGCCGGAATCGACGTTCGAGGACGACGACGTTCGCGACGCGGCGCTGGGGGCGCTTCGCGCGCAGGGCCTGCGGTTGGAAGACTTGCGCGTGCCGCAGACGCCCCAGCTCTTCTTCAAGCACGAGGAGCGTCCATTGTTCGTCGTGCCCGGCAAGCTGCGCGCGAACGATCCGCGACCCGACGAGCTGAATCGCGGGCGGATGAAGGTGAACCTGTCGTTCACGCTGCCGCCGGGGGCGTACGCCACCCTCGTGGTCCGGCGGGCGCTCTGGTTCGCCGTCGAGTCGCGCCGGGAGGGACAGTCTGTAGGGCGCGCCTGGGGACGGCCGCTGGAGGAAGCTGCTCCGCCTCAGGAGCCCGCGCGGCGGCCACAACACGCCCCGCGCGCGAAGGCAGTCGGCTTTCGCGAGCGACAGCGGCGCAAGAAAGCCCTCCGCGCGTCCAATCGCCAGGCCGCGAAGAAATAG
- a CDS encoding FHA domain-containing protein: protein MSVCPVCYRENEPVADRCPSCSAPRIRPVPDAPPEEAHSPRSRPARPSPGPRLILKGAPGEVTEYPLDDSSVIGRSTTASVRLTDREVSRRHSQIDREGDGYVLRDLESSNGTFLNGKRLVAPASLSDGDEVVVGTSKMEFRLTSGPARPKNAEIVHTGQTGELEGVVARTSAKATFVPVEQIQDINQLKRDYERLRVGHEFSTYVRLERDLNELLARILEIAFDLIPCDNGVILLRDPNSQDLVIQAMRQRKPGQGKVLVSDTLLAQVQLTKEGVLTSDAIADKRFQASHSIIALGVRSAMAVPLLTSSGEDVKGIMFLDSRERIAAFTTKDLEVLSAIAAQASVALENSDYARALEFEATQRAQLARFLSPALVEQAARGSIELSKGGALTELTILFSDIRGFTSISEKMPAQEVVRMLNDYFELMVDILFEHNGILDKFIGDAIMGLWGAPLARPDDATNAVRAAVKMQKRVAEWNEERAAQGKVPIHIGIGLHTGSVVVGNMGSSKALSYTAIGDGVNLASRLCGVAREDMIVVSEECVQKAGKDKFVLEALPPTKVKNREAPVDIYRVIEALE from the coding sequence GTGTCCGTCTGCCCAGTGTGCTACCGCGAGAACGAGCCAGTCGCGGACCGCTGTCCGTCCTGCAGTGCGCCGCGAATCCGCCCGGTGCCTGACGCCCCGCCGGAGGAGGCTCACTCACCCCGCTCCCGTCCTGCCCGCCCGTCTCCCGGACCCCGATTGATCCTCAAGGGGGCGCCAGGCGAGGTGACCGAATACCCGCTCGACGACAGCAGCGTGATCGGGCGCAGCACCACCGCGTCGGTGCGGCTCACCGACCGCGAGGTCTCGCGCAGACACAGCCAGATCGACCGGGAAGGCGACGGGTACGTCCTGCGCGATCTCGAGTCCTCGAACGGAACGTTCCTCAACGGGAAACGCCTCGTCGCGCCGGCCTCCCTGAGCGACGGCGACGAAGTGGTCGTCGGCACCTCGAAGATGGAGTTCCGCCTCACCAGCGGACCGGCCCGGCCGAAGAACGCGGAGATCGTGCACACCGGTCAGACCGGAGAGCTGGAAGGCGTGGTCGCGCGGACCTCGGCGAAGGCGACTTTCGTGCCGGTCGAGCAGATCCAGGACATCAACCAGCTCAAGCGCGACTACGAGCGCCTTCGGGTCGGGCACGAGTTCTCCACCTACGTCCGCCTGGAGCGGGATCTCAACGAGCTGCTCGCGCGCATCCTCGAGATCGCGTTCGACCTCATCCCCTGCGACAACGGCGTGATCCTGCTGCGCGACCCGAACTCGCAGGACCTCGTCATCCAGGCCATGCGGCAGCGCAAGCCGGGCCAGGGCAAAGTGCTGGTCTCCGACACGCTTCTGGCGCAGGTCCAGCTCACCAAGGAGGGGGTCCTCACCTCCGACGCCATCGCGGACAAGCGCTTCCAGGCCTCGCACTCGATCATCGCGCTCGGCGTGCGCAGCGCCATGGCGGTTCCCTTGCTGACTTCCTCGGGCGAGGACGTGAAGGGGATCATGTTCCTCGATTCCCGCGAGCGCATCGCCGCCTTCACCACCAAGGACCTGGAGGTCCTCTCCGCGATCGCGGCGCAGGCGTCGGTGGCGCTCGAGAACAGCGACTATGCGCGCGCGCTCGAGTTCGAGGCCACCCAGCGCGCGCAGCTCGCGCGATTCCTTTCGCCTGCGCTGGTGGAGCAGGCGGCGCGCGGCAGCATCGAGCTGTCGAAGGGCGGGGCGCTGACCGAGCTGACCATCCTCTTCAGCGACATCCGGGGGTTCACCAGCATCTCGGAGAAGATGCCGGCGCAGGAGGTGGTCCGGATGCTCAACGACTACTTCGAGCTGATGGTGGACATCCTCTTCGAGCACAACGGCATCCTCGACAAGTTCATCGGCGACGCGATCATGGGTCTTTGGGGCGCCCCCTTGGCGCGGCCCGACGACGCGACCAACGCCGTGCGCGCGGCGGTGAAGATGCAGAAGCGGGTAGCGGAGTGGAACGAGGAGCGCGCGGCGCAGGGCAAGGTGCCCATCCACATCGGCATCGGGCTGCACACCGGGTCGGTGGTCGTCGGAAACATGGGATCGTCCAAGGCGCTGAGCTACACGGCGATCGGCGATGGTGTGAACCTCGCTTCCCGCCTCTGCGGGGTGGCGCGCGAGGACATGATCGTGGTGTCGGAGGAGTGCGTGCAGAAGGCGGGGAAGGACAAGTTCGTCCTGGAAGCGCTGCCGCCCACGAAGGTGAAAAACCGCGAGGCCCCCGTCGATATCTACCGGGTGATCGAAGCGCTCGAATAA
- a CDS encoding serine/threonine protein kinase, with the protein MADSGAPKSQPPLPKKRAIQRCPNCDIRCDVSLFVDGSLARCGHCGVRFEVHREKSTPPRAVPLPEPPKLPPPPEAPLPRLDGFIVLERIGQGGMGEVFRCSRDSDGLLVAVKILTPEMAAVPDYVRRFGREAAAMAQLDHPGIVRLRGRGKAGQHVYIAMELIDGESLRLWAHKNRPGARQLAMLLAQVAHALAYAHARAVVHRDLKPDNVLVTKDLRTKVLDFGLAGLHAEGAQCLTQSNVAMGTANYMAPEQRKDAKRADHKADIYSFGVMTYELLTGELPVGKFAPPSKLVAGLDPRWDALIERCLEPNPGSRPHSALELAHALEALAGMTKAMQLAPRTRKNTRKSGVWSWLGIGTAVAVMLGVAGLRVSQEHKSPKPSLARALAKKSAQRLR; encoded by the coding sequence ATGGCGGACTCCGGCGCCCCCAAGTCGCAGCCTCCGCTTCCGAAGAAGCGGGCGATCCAGCGCTGCCCCAATTGCGACATCCGCTGCGACGTGAGCCTGTTCGTGGACGGGTCGCTCGCGCGCTGCGGCCACTGCGGCGTGCGCTTCGAGGTGCATCGCGAGAAAAGCACCCCCCCGCGCGCCGTGCCGCTTCCGGAGCCGCCGAAATTGCCGCCGCCGCCGGAAGCTCCATTGCCCCGGCTCGACGGCTTCATCGTCCTCGAGCGGATCGGGCAGGGCGGAATGGGTGAGGTCTTCCGCTGCAGCCGCGATTCCGACGGCCTGTTGGTCGCGGTGAAGATCCTGACGCCGGAGATGGCGGCGGTCCCGGACTACGTCCGCCGCTTCGGCCGCGAAGCCGCGGCGATGGCGCAGCTCGACCACCCGGGCATCGTCCGCCTGCGCGGACGCGGCAAGGCCGGTCAGCACGTCTACATCGCGATGGAGCTGATCGACGGCGAGTCCCTGCGGCTCTGGGCGCACAAGAACCGCCCCGGCGCGCGCCAGCTGGCGATGCTGCTCGCGCAGGTGGCGCATGCGCTCGCGTACGCGCATGCGCGGGCGGTGGTGCACCGCGATCTGAAGCCCGACAACGTGCTGGTGACGAAGGACCTGCGCACCAAGGTGCTGGACTTCGGTCTCGCGGGTTTGCACGCCGAGGGTGCCCAGTGCCTGACGCAGAGCAACGTCGCCATGGGAACCGCCAACTACATGGCGCCCGAGCAGCGCAAGGACGCGAAGCGCGCGGACCACAAGGCCGACATCTATTCCTTCGGCGTGATGACCTACGAGCTGCTCACGGGCGAGCTGCCGGTGGGAAAGTTCGCGCCGCCGTCCAAGCTCGTCGCCGGCCTCGACCCGCGCTGGGACGCCTTGATCGAGCGTTGCCTCGAGCCGAACCCGGGATCGAGGCCCCACAGCGCCCTCGAGCTTGCGCACGCCCTCGAGGCGCTGGCCGGGATGACCAAGGCCATGCAACTGGCGCCGCGCACCCGCAAGAACACCCGAAAATCGGGCGTCTGGTCATGGCTCGGAATTGGAACCGCCGTCGCGGTGATGCTCGGGGTGGCGGGGTTGCGCGTGTCGCAGGAGCACAAGTCCCCGAAACCCTCGCTCGCGCGAGCCTTGGCGAAGAAGTCCGCGCAAAGACTGCGTTAA
- a CDS encoding phage holin family protein yields the protein MQAPTMPSRDALQRLLDGLQTFIREHLALARVEMKQDLRAMGRDLAVGAAGMPALGAGYLLLMVAMSFLLSSWLPYWAAFGIVALANLVTGGTLTWSGTRRVMRDRVDLPRTAEELRRDRRWLSSMKQGNRPAENALPQPVAIADRGGPSDAASR from the coding sequence ATGCAGGCGCCCACCATGCCCTCCAGAGATGCGCTGCAGCGGCTGCTCGACGGGCTGCAGACGTTCATCCGGGAGCATCTGGCGCTCGCGCGCGTGGAGATGAAGCAGGACCTGCGCGCCATGGGCAGGGACCTCGCAGTCGGAGCGGCCGGAATGCCGGCGCTCGGGGCGGGATATCTGCTGCTGATGGTCGCGATGTCGTTCCTGCTCTCCAGCTGGCTGCCGTACTGGGCGGCGTTCGGAATCGTCGCCTTGGCGAATCTCGTGACGGGCGGCACGCTGACCTGGTCGGGCACGCGGCGCGTCATGCGCGACCGCGTCGACCTGCCGCGCACGGCAGAAGAGCTCCGCCGCGACCGGCGGTGGCTCTCGTCGATGAAGCAGGGCAACCGCCCGGCGGAAAATGCGCTGCCGCAGCCGGTTGCGATCGCGGACCGCGGCGGCCCGTCCGATGCGGCCTCGCGATGA